From the genome of Phlebotomus papatasi isolate M1 chromosome 2, Ppap_2.1, whole genome shotgun sequence:
gtcgtatctgcatttcttttgtgtcagcatttcacgcaagaggggacgtctgaattgtagcttgcaccaaatgcagataaaaaacaaatgtagatacgacagaggtagacgcaaccgacgatatgttgaATATCCTCTCTTTCGCCGCAAAAGTCACACTTGTCATCATCGGTTActttcattaatttaaaaaacttcTTTGTGTATCCGTTGTTGGCTCTAATTCTGTTAAATGTTTTGATACTTGTCACActcatttttttgtatttaaaccatgTAATTTTCCTAGGTGTATGTGCTACTACTTCCGCGTACGATTTTCCTTTTGTGGTTGTGATTTCTCTAAACTCTTTGTTccattttttgaatattctgtTTTGACTAATTTTGTAGTTGTCTTTGATTGGTATTTTAATGCTGAATTGGTTTTCTGAAGTAGTTCCATTTTTCGCTGCCTCATCAGCCTTTTCATTTCCGTCGATACCGACGTGACTTGGGATCCACTGCAGAACAATTTGTGTGTCTCTATTTTTTGTTGCTAAGTGGTGAACTATGCTCTCATAATATTTGTTTGCATCTGGATTTTTGATGGAGGTCAAAGCACTTTTGGAGTCAGAGAAAATtgcgattttctttttttgcatttttgttgCCAAGATAATAGCATATAGAATTGCTACAGTTTCTATCGTTGCAATGGATGTCTTCTCTATCACTTTCCTGCAGATCGATTCCTCTGTCTTATCAATGTACAGCCCAATTCCTCTCATATCTCGAATAATAGATCCATCggtaaaaattttgaagaaccCTTCATATTGTTTCATACAATCTAATgcacacatttttaaaacattattgttaatttggcttttttttcaaattctttagACTTGGGATATTTTCATGGACAAATAAATTTACTTGGTTATCAATATTGTTACTATAGGAAGGTGTTGTTTTAGCAATGTTTTTGTGAGTATTCATTAGTTCTCTCAAATCAGGAATCTTTAGAATCGTATCACACAATTTATTTTGGTCTTTATATTGAGCaaactttttcattaaaaatttacaactAAGTTTTTCTATGTCATATTTTATCGGCATTTCAGCGGCTTCTGATAGTATTGTTGTTATTGGTGTGCTTTTGGTGTATCCGAGTATGTATCTTAAACtttcatttttaatagtttGTAAAGTGTTATATGGTTATATGTAGTTAGAGAAGCATTATGTTTGTAAAGTATTGGTGCTCCATATAAAAGTCTAGATTTAATAATAGCATTATAAACTCGTAGCATAATATCGGGATGTacagaaataatggtcaaactacatttccataattttccactaagtcgtttctcagcttaagtcgtaatcgtaagtgtgtctaggacataagtgTTTTAATGGTCAGCTGGGTGAGTAGAGGTaaccatattttttgtaggGCGGTGTTTCTTTGCCCGACGATTTGTTTATAGGGAAGGCCTATTATATGTCTATTCGCGTGTGTCAGCTGCAAAAAATCACGTTTGTCCAAGATccaaacaataataaaaatatttgaatatttctccAAAATATTTTACCTTCCTGTTCCTCAAAAGTGTATCAAATAGAGGTTAGATATTgctaaattaattatatttcatgAGAAATGCATGAAAAGAACTACAACTAAGATACCTGCGAAATTCTCTCCCACAGAGTCCAACCTCAGTAAACGTTTACAGttgaatttgtgaaaaatttgggAAGAATGTCGTATTTTACACGAAAAGATCTCACGGATGTCCAGTCAGATCTCGAGAGGATGGTATCAAATGCCCTGGGAGCACCGAATTCGAATGTGCTGCAGATTGTTCAGTCTTCCCTCTACAGTGGCTACGATCGACGGCGAATTAGTGAGAAACTGGCTACTGCGATCGACAGTAAAAGTTCAAGTAGGTTACTGGAGAAGCTGGATAGTTGGTTGATAAACTACCAGAACAGCCAGAAGCTTCGGAAACGCCATCACGAGGGGGAGGATGCTAAGGAGAGAGACATGAAAAAAGGCCGAATGAATACAACGGAATCCTATCAGCGCCCTGAGGTTAGATCCGATGCTGAAATGCCCAGAAGTGAGACAAATAGCACCAAATTAACATCGGATCGGATACAGCAGATGATGCTCAATGCCCAGCGAGAAATAGAGGAGCGAAAGAGAGCATTGAAGAATGTTACAAGTCACAAGGATGTACCGGATGCACCTCGGAATGTCCTTCCTACAGATGATCCTTCCAGTGCCCAATCGAACGTACTGCCCTCAATGGGCAATACCCCGGAAGATATTGAACGAGCGCGGAAGATTGCAAATTTGCAGGCTCAAATTAAAGCCAAACTCTCTGGGTCCCTGGCAAAGATTATTACGCCATTGAGCGAGAGACCGAAACCCCTGATTTTGGATTCTGAAGGTCGGACGGTAGATAAAAGTGGACGGGAAGTGAATATACCAACTCTAGCGCCCACCCTCAAAGCCAATATTCGTGCCAAGAAGAGGGAAGTGTTCAACAAAGCTCAACTCAATGATCGACAAATTGATGAGAGTCAGGAAACGACATTTTTCGACGATCGCATCAATTTGAAGGCGCCCGTGAGGACAAAGCGAGCCCTGCGCTTCCATgaaccaggaaaatttcagcaGATGGCCGAGAAAATGCGAATGAAGAAGCAATTGGAAAAATTGCAGAATGAAATTAGTCAAATTGCCCGGCGAACGGGCATCAGTTCAGCCACAAAACTGGCCCTAATCGCTCCGAAGCAGGACAATTACTCAGATGATGTACCTCATATGGAATGGTGGGACTCTGTGATCCTCGCTGATGATCTGCACACATTGAAGGACGGAAAGATCTCCATTAGGGATTCGGCTATTACCAATCTCATTGAACATCCAACTCAAATGAAACCTCCAAGTAAGTAATATTCTTTCAGTTTCTATTCATCTTTTTGTGATTAATCGATAAGatcagaaggggaattctgtaacgctctggcaatgccatatgacaaattgggttcgaatcttaggagagctttttcgaaaatgcgattctgtagtcatgacattgccatttcatctcacgtggcattgtcagaagtcacatatttgaaatttctggcaattcaaatgacaatgaattttgttaaacaaatcaaccaagacgtactgcattttcatgaaatcatcaagtaaaaggatttcattaaaaaatcaatgaattgcattttcgaactcatatcatatgacaaaaaaagctcgaatggcattgtcacaTTTCGAAATCACGAGTGACAATgacacgaaaattacagaattcccctacagaaagTATTTAGAAAATACTGAAACGAGTTGCCAAAGCATCATTATTTTGCTGAATGCTCGAATTCACAAGATAGAGCTCtatgtatttttcaaaaagccatttcaaaattaaaaactcGCTATAAgtgaatatttttgaatattttgacctAGTACTTTCAAGGAATTTTGAAGGAAACGAGGTTATTGGAATATATCAATCAAATATTCGCCTGGATACTTTTTATTCATATCCGAAAAAAATCTAGGATCAgttttcgaaatgaaaagaaaaacgaaaaaacaGTCCTGAATGGATTTGTAGGGGAGGTCATTGAAaaccagaagttgatatctcttatagTTTGTCTTCTAGCATACTTAAAAACGACCTTTCgggtacactcagtcccggcattatgcacattttcgggaccgaaaaaaacgcgtaAAATggcattagggtaaatgtcctaattcaaaaccatttccagacactttaactttgacagaagattcaacacattaagttcatattttttctgaagagaattacataaatttgctccttgactcttcaagaatgttactgtttagtgaaaattctttagatataatttgaaaacttcttaaatacaagaaaaatacgcgagcgtaaaatgcttctattggaaacaaattaatccaaatggagacaaggaaaagtttctaattggagacaaacaatgtaagtgaaaccgcgacgaaaggcttccaaaaccttgttgagttgctcttgagtgcaggatttgtacttattcctggtctattctcctttcccatccgagacaataagaaaatctctccgaaaaaatcatatttccgctgtttcctattgaagtatttgcagacatttcagaGAAGCCAtttttgttcatgaaatagataattatttcatttgaaaacttcacgtatcgttaacaataaagattaacacttaatttcacaaaattttgtcagaagtattacataaatgtaagaaaaacaaataaaaaacaatcaccctattgtgtttttcattggaaaatatgggcgatcaatgaaaaattcgatagtgtaaaggtacacttttaatttttctgagaaattaacaaattaaaatttgtaaatatgattggattttcgctttatttggagcaaaattaactaaataatgaaactgaggtatagagaatatataaataaaaatttaatactgcatttatcatggaaaaaatttttgtttccatttggagtagcgaaaagtttccaattggaacaggttttgaattagctgaATTTACCTTAGATGGAGGGAAAAGAACATATGTCTGAATATAATATTTAGATATTTATAATCTATAGGAAGTTAACTGAAGTAATATGCAGCAGATCACACATTTCAACGTTTACACTTAAACAAAATCTTTTTCAAACCGAGGGGTTCACGGGGTTCAAGTGATTTTGATAAAGAAATTGATGTCAATTTAAcgattttaatacaattttacaAGTTTGACAGCAATTGCATCCCATATGGATAACTTTCTGTTCTTtattaagtgagattcttaacaaccccccccccccaccctcccttccaccattttgaatacccccatttttgttttctcaatggctccgcccctatggcatcgatagggctcaaattttagtatgttatagttgggccttagagcttcgaCAAATACCAAGCTTAAGGTCCTCCgacacccctgacccgagctataaggctccaaagatttttttaaatgcccaTAACtatgttctaattgtcagaatttaaaaagtgagggcattttggaaagctctcgtgaaatgccactcccccttcaaaaaagaaaagcttacaattTTCTTAGTCACGCAActtaaaaattcctttgtgcatctggctgaaattttagtatgttgtagccgcagattatacctatgaaacaaaaaaatacttaagtcgatccataacccctgacccgagctataaggggtcaaagttcgaaaattgaccggccgatatttccggttctaattaccattttgacctaaattttgggtttttggtttcgtatcgatgagcacttttagACGGAAGTTataaaagtcaccacaggtggcgctgcgatagcgtcaacatttaaactcatttttcttaaaaatggcATTGCgcatttttatcaaatttaagaGTGTTGTAgcctaggctatgaagtttccaaaaagtggcgtaagTGCGCTTTGGTTATAATAGAATCGGAGATacgaggggtcaaagttcacgaaattcaaaaaatcatatctcaggttctatttgaccgattttgatgaataagggcgcaaacgaaagatctcataaaatgctacaactttctggaacatttgaacttcgtgggatcaacaccaggggcgccacagtagaaaaaccaatttcaatatcacataacctcaattatctcgactgtccatgaaccgattttgatgattacttcgacataattatagaggacatttgtgtctatATTTCGCCCacacatcattttccgctcagacaaCGCTATCTGTCATATTTGGTcgtttaaatgtgaaaaaattgagttttcccataataacgctttgaaaccactcgtatgctaatttgactgcttctactcgaccaagacacttaaaatagggttttaaatggaaagtcccacaaaatacaacaattctttgatatatagtaaagagaggtaatccggatacttttcatagagtgcgactttaatgcttgtttttggactgatgaaatatttttttcgccattccaaatcaatagaattattctttgtttaatttagaatcataatagaaatagaattttagcaataatattgatgaaaattaataaaattacgataatattaatatatgcgcaagaatgttactgcgacgcttttatgtaactccgttgaattcgatcaaactcggatgctcattttaaggaaaagtttaatgcataaaaatgagaagatattatttcaaaaacatttttttagagttttattccatcaattcatttcattaatttattatttaattatatatatttttatttattttaagattgcactcaattctttgatttttcctcggttttcttggctgacttcttcccacgttttttcttttcagcttcaattggcatttgagccttttcctttaccatgtttttctcctttagttttatctccttttcttctgcccttatttttttgttcctctctctggtcaacttccgttcagcaatttctttctttttttgtaaatcctgcctcaatttttcctcctgttccgcgataatttcctcggaagatacaatatactggtgtttgacattgctggctttgaccctcttcttctgacgacgttttggaatttctcctggccagaaatagcattgttttagtgtgtcgaagatcggttgagtctcagaagttgcagagagttggtttccagggatgactggatcatttgaaggattattgtcggtggcctgatcgtgctggttattgataatggactcctctgaatgttggaaaacaattttcgggaaataaagaccagcatagaaaagtggcccatccatccagctactctgtggtgacgttcccattttccatccttctgcgttgtgaatggcaatttttggagtaatgtcagttttatgaacagccattggaggagcaagttcgccagtagctgacaccatgaagagtactgtgatacattgcttcggtcctgaatttttaagagatggaactacacgtgaacctctcctggacaggacatttccatcttccggtgtcaaaaagaaggcactttcgtcgcaattaaaaacacggtctggtgaaatgctcagaaggttgtgttctgtgaaatatccaagacaattctgaaaccattccgtgaggtcttcagcagtaacagtagctctttccaatgagaaggattttggcttgcgcatgctgagctctggatgacgcttaagaaaattcctgaactaaacgtctccgggtcttccagctgtaaaatggtttggaattttgtagacctcacagatgagtttaacgctgtccagaacttgttccttcccgatgggatgccagccatccgcacatcccaggatccatttgacaagttctttttcctgttcttttgaaagaattgttggcctgccattggggcactcctctgggtatttgccggtcaatttgttgtgcagtgttgttcttgggacattaaatgttttggatgcatatgctatggtagaaccatctcgtacacactgcaaggcattcctaataccttccttagagtcgggcttgtccttataggtcttttcttttgttccctttggcatctgaaacagaaaaagagtcctgaacaatgcaaattctgaaccaaaacattgactttcaccgcatccgacttgcatcgaaatgtaaacattcacaaaaatcacttatttctgtatgaattattaatatattatcaataaactcttactcaccttgtagatcaataactacactaacttttattgataattttgattgcaaataatgttttattatatagaaaaaacactaaactttttccagcgacgagctgtcaacagcaaaattttctcagaaattaaatttttagtacacaacccagctgacccgagcttaaaaaaatatttcttttacccacttattaaaccgataaaaatataatttttggtttttcttaaagtagaatagttatattatgatacttcagtaattaattacagaaataaaaatataaattatattttaagtggatgtatccgagttaaatcggtcgcggcatccgagttttgcaatcgtcggagttacatggccttactatagttgaagttcatcaaatgaacacttggggcgctctggtcgaaaaaacgagttcagaagcAAACaacgtcgattatctcggcttctgattaatcgatgagatcaagttctacggcaaaattatagagaacattctgttctacatttcacccatatatcagttttctgtcactccatccaaatctttgatattttggtttaaatacaaaatttgcataatttcacgaatttgattcaagataattgaatggcgtcccccaacttcagctctaaatcgaatttgcatgtattccgagttagctcactttaagaatctcacttacaTAAACCGGTtgggattatctgtcccttttttaacATCAGAAACTTAGATAGATTAGCTCCTATTGATaagtttcaataaaaaaaatataactttgAGCAGGTTCTTAATTAGGCTACTCTATCGACAATTTAAAgttgtatttcaaaatttgaagtttcgagtttttttcaCGTCACAGTGGTTTGTCCATCTGTGTCACCACCTCTACAgactaaatggttagagataggggATTGAGACCTTTGGGGAACCCCTCATAAGTCCGaattttgggattgttcgaaaacacgtcgtgcgatttttttctttagttttttgatgttttcaaGGTCAATGATTAataaggctctagagagcgtatttgtCAACCAAATaatatcatatttgggctcattgaaaaggtcttggaatttataaCAAGTTCGAACCGATTTCCATCGGTTAAAACTAGTAATAAACCAATTATGAACCATTTTttgtccgaaattcaattattattacTCCTATAGAATGATTTTTAGGttcaatctgttcaataaattggttgtgaaccggtaatgaactgacaatgaaccgataaataattgtGGAGGTTAGAGcgaaaatggcacatatccttTGTTTTAGCCATACGATATGTGCCATTTTTGCTCAGAGCTccataatttttgtccga
Proteins encoded in this window:
- the LOC129804052 gene encoding U4/U6 small nuclear ribonucleoprotein Prp3 produces the protein MSYFTRKDLTDVQSDLERMVSNALGAPNSNVLQIVQSSLYSGYDRRRISEKLATAIDSKSSSRLLEKLDSWLINYQNSQKLRKRHHEGEDAKERDMKKGRMNTTESYQRPEVRSDAEMPRSETNSTKLTSDRIQQMMLNAQREIEERKRALKNVTSHKDVPDAPRNVLPTDDPSSAQSNVLPSMGNTPEDIERARKIANLQAQIKAKLSGSLAKIITPLSERPKPLILDSEGRTVDKSGREVNIPTLAPTLKANIRAKKREVFNKAQLNDRQIDESQETTFFDDRINLKAPVRTKRALRFHEPGKFQQMAEKMRMKKQLEKLQNEISQIARRTGISSATKLALIAPKQDNYSDDVPHMEWWDSVILADDLHTLKDGKISIRDSAITNLIEHPTQMKPPSEPLKPIYMPVFLTKKEQKKLRRQNRREAWKEEQEKIRLGLSAPPEPKLRISNLMRVLGTEAVQDPTKIESHVREQMAKRQKAHEEANAARKLTVEQKREKKIRKIKEDTSLGVHVAVYRVKDLHDNLSKKFKVETNAKQLHMTGAIALFRDCCVVVIEGGPKQQKKFKRLMLNRIKWEEDMVKNADGNEVPNKCCLVWEGTSQRRHFGEVKFKNFPMEKMAREFFQKHLVEQYWDLAYSGAVLEASEDT
- the LOC129804061 gene encoding uncharacterized protein LOC129804061; translated protein: MRKPKSFSLERATVTAEDLTEWFQNCLGYFTEHNLLSISPDRVFNCDESAFFLTPEDGNVLSRRGSRVVPSLKNSGPKQCITVLFMVSATGELAPPMAVHKTDITPKIAIHNAEGWKMGTSPQSSWMDGPLFYAGLYFPKIVFQHSEESIINNQHDQATDNNPSNDPVIPGNQLSATSETQPIFDTLKQCYFWPGEIPKRRQKKRVKASNVKHQYIVSSEEIIAEQEEKLRQDLQKKKEIAERKLTRERNKKIRAEEKEIKLKEKNMVKEKAQMPIEAEKKKRGKKSAKKTEEKSKN